The following are encoded together in the Osmia lignaria lignaria isolate PbOS001 chromosome 6, iyOsmLign1, whole genome shotgun sequence genome:
- the rod gene encoding kinetochore component rough deal isoform X2, which produces MVKLFSQSDECNIYLIAKNGAVYRVSQLNNKLVKSVKQNETNSNIKIGNLTEEIQCVQLFKGFYDEEITCAAVGMINRDISIAMLCPSKLFMWPTEQYNNFKSSSNYIKVKFFRNHVAMLCLREDRILKMICPHTLLGVYMDTIRALDFTIIENNDNSSCQILVLAESDDNCIGNTVRFLSFPEFEEKFRITVPITTYLVEIMDPCDEIILYLEGVNGLRSNTNYIDTIRVKNVSESIPEYQLQCLLRKEQFDAAEALAKTFNLSTEPIYCKKATLILSQLEPWAKKNCVPIQLDMLFSILDKIKNVQFIVECCSKALIPDYKQMRKIHVYARSRIIESTTETKSNENLNLLYLINNMLHKLETFHMIWECKKKSQYYDDVIMKEWIRFQQANFVEEYKTYINLGEMEVAALIWTRHLPEIIKYISVKTVKDIFAIIPENTSSAVLWPWLSHFIPTLLSCVPSAMCEIICWGCKKVKLFEKTHYSEWPRIGIDFANRFIKLLKFEENHQSLYFHQEYLSNDSSLKQLILLTQTMSDIQKLKLNYRLTVPLNLYNGDPIEVSHMLLDRIHVDNIPEFVNTFLKQYMLNNSLKNDYVFTLYIQKTIRNSRSWSGEESTWEEKIIVIIDLIQNIETKLQQVLEVLKNVSVPWSPAIKNLAETSSTVDHILASQIRTERNYVPIKLILKKYGYERIGINDRLVHRIIKENHDEMISHIQCITKNDPLLRKKAFSFCINYYLSKGNFTKVMEILNSLEREVLLYCCIQIVNYVISSLRLKTVPESLAYYIEMLGWVKLQLGKLSKECKTHSNYCNHIINNIDEVKSIYFLKKDYQISITFHEYQTNKEQILQRYIEELCKVEMKENNDLITCKKVIKVAELLKLQKTNAISLLLNWTKNVNLFNYFFRYEKESFHLLTDECQYIYKICSIILQYAKMDVDIAVAIAIRNLSSSALCVCLDEDLQSMLLLYNWINLYQQCLSEKITYNSNSADKKQNEILKSNWKLYTIYKDLAITTDESLLPLFRNIISIQKFYITKFISDTELNKENPLEKLLDNIKKLKVKHNDYCLLQMIKTLYFSFYVRPNIDVTLLSEITSVYFRHLIILLKKVISTRSFDLQLGLSCLFMLSESEAYKWISITYKSFQPDCTQHLRISVLGYEYFRLLKNETNIQIFKTNKMMHCWALKLSKYSTSYKEVLTGDATTQRQILQHVMSCNDDDIIDLLQHFCTDFGFNTQDCLLLYLQTVIKTWNPKFIIKDLSGKKELHINEDEINELRKKCNLIAAIIEDKAALKNCVKTIFSQINFYYYEIFIILMDLMKDKSTEHRNYILFLQNYMRTSQPTQIESDNWIHLNPGYTFLPPIAKWRLPFLPKVELWKLISPELNLKTYEKWLDIAPILKLQSHIVCTLAIKGEIRHVWGNKRETDKWTLYPKNTTLLSDIKRCIERMTGPDALYYGTAALYYVVNHTPPGADQVAAVDECYKYAQLAAQKSTVFEEGMLEKIKFKYLRFTSEHILRTHGLEKKKYLELIGNPFKLVHELYSDESIPQRYRCVIIDHRPDINSAVDYISQLFSINIIKLRIELLQEWLQPDVKYTKLNQSITDTFSVTTNSESNSNCDDNLLRACYILEYGDIELPANFLINICFVDKNEDYSAEVRYRALRVLQMILDTAKLEELTKRDYQTIRNYMKSLIYISRLELLGISYSIKEFETCSKYELVQILWKTQNYTPQALVIISQLCIDFEIYEYSLWDKNLTQLAKLSMINELKKILLQVRTVSAIVNSNGYLLGWEVVILEPFRKMDVHPTNEQIDNCIEALQLLYSCPVVHMLCFSDIIKYCFQCQQPHFAVALLPFLHGDDKKNVLEQSKKDFDVAKILQDLNSLSLNGILCVPYFLLLHLQKLMLIYSDLLL; this is translated from the exons atggtcAAGTTATTTTCACAAA GTGATGAATGTAACATATATCTTATTGCAAAGAATGGAGCTGTTTATAG agtATCACAATTAAACAATAAACTTGTGAAGTCTGTTAAACAAAATGAAAccaatagtaatattaaaattggaaaCCTTACCGAAGAGATTCAGTGTGTACAATTATTTAAAGGATTTTACGATGAGGag ATAACATGTGCTGCTGTAGGTATGATAAATAGAGATATATCAATAGCTATGTTATGTCCAAGTAAGTTATTTATGTGGCCTACTGAACAGtacaataattttaaatcaTCAAGCAATTATATTAAAGTGAAGTTCTTTAGGAACCATGT GGCTATGTTGTGTTTACGTGAAGATCGCATATTAAAGATGATATGCCCTCATACTTTACTTGGAGTATACATGGATACTATACGTGCATTAGATTTcacaataattgaaaataacgaTAACAGTTCATGTCAAATTCTTGTACTAGCAGAATCCGATGATAATTGCATTGGAAATACTGTacgttttctttcatttccag aatttgaagaaaaatttcgAATAACTGTACCTATTACGACATATCTTGTTGAAATTATGGATCCTTGtgatgaaataattttgtacCTGGAAGGAGTTAATGGTTTGAGGAGTAATACTAATTATATAGATACAATTAGGGTCAAAAATGTATCAGAAAGTATTCCCGAATATCAGTTACAATGCCTTTTAAGGAAGGAGCAGTTTGATGCAGCTGAAGCATTAGCAAAAACGTTTAATTTATCTACAGAACctatttattgtaaaaaagCAACATTGATTTTATCGCAACTGGAACCTTGGGCAAAAAAGAACTGTGTTCCTATTCAATTAGATATGCTTTTTAGTATActtgacaaaataaaaaatgtgcaATTCATAGTAGAGTGCTGTAGTAAAGCACTTATACCTGATTATAAACAGATGAGAAAAATTCACGTATATGCACGTTCAAGAATAATAGAAAGCACTACA gaaacgaaGAGTAATGAGAATTTAAATCTTCTTTATTTGATTAATAATATGTTGCATAAATTAGAAACTTTCCACATGATTTGGGAATGTAAAAAGAAATCTCAGTATTATGATGACGTTATTATGAAAGAATGGATAAGGTTTCAACAGGCAAATTTTGTAGAAGAATATAAAACTTATATAAATTTG GGAGAAATGGAAGTAGCAGCTTTGATTTGGACTAGACATCTtccagaaataataaaatatatatccgTCAAAACTGTGAAAGATATATTTGCAATTATTCCAGAGAATACATCTTCAGCTGTCCTTTGGCCATGGTTATCACATTTTATACCAACGTTATTGTCTTGCGTTCCCAGTGCAATGTGTGAAATTATTTGCTGGGGATGTAAGAaagttaaattatttgaaaaaactcATTATTCCGAATGGCCTCGAATTGGAATTGATTTTGCTAATAGATTTATAAAGTTACTTAAATTTGAGGAAAATCATCAGTCTTTATATTTCCATCAAGAGTATCTAAGTAACGATTCCAGTTTAAAACAGCTTATTCTTTTAACACAAACTATGTCTGATATTCAAAAACTAAAATTGAATTACAG ATTAACAGTACCTCTTAATTTGTATAATGGAGATCCGATAGAAGTATCTCACATGTTACTAGATAGGATACACGTAGATAATATTCCAGAATttgtaaatacatttttaaaacaatacaTGTTAAATAACTCGTTGAAAAACGATTATGTTTTTACTTTATATATACAG aagaCAATAAGAAATTCTAGAAGTTGGTCTGGTGAAGAATCTACATGGGAGGAAAAAATTATCGTTATTATtgatttaattcaaaatatagAG ACTAAACTACAACAAGTATTGgaagttttaaaaaatgtttctgtTCCATGGAGTCCAGCTATTAAGAATCTAGCAGAAACAAGCAGTACTGTTGATCATATCTTAGCATCTCAAATTAGAACAGAACGCAATTACGTTCCAATAAAACTTATATTGAAGAAATATGGGTATGAACGCATTGGTATAAATGAT AGATTAGTACATCGTATCATAAAAGAAAATCATGATGAAATGATTTCACATATTCAATGTATAACAAAAAATGATCCATTATTAAGGAAAAAGGCATTTtcattttgtataaattattatttatctaaaGG GAATTTTACGAAAGTAATGGAAATATTAAACTCTTTAGAAAGAGAAGTTCTGTTATATTGCTGTATACAAATTGTTAATTATGTAATATCTAGTTTGAGATTAAAG ACTGTACCTGAATCTCTTGCATATTATATTGAAATGTTGGGTTGGGTGAAGTTACAATTAGGAAAACTCTCCAAGGAGTGCAAAACTCATTCAAATTATTGTAATcacattattaataatatagatGAAGTAAaatctatatattttttaaagaaagattATCAAATCAGTATTACATTTCACGAGTATCAAACTAATAAAGAACAAATATTACAAAGATATATCGAAGAGCTATGTAAAG tGGAAATGAAAGAGAATAATGACTTAATTACATGCAAAAAAGTTATTAAAGTTgcagaattattgaaattacagAAAACAAATGCTATATCTTTATTGTTAAATTGgacaaaaaatgtaaatttatttaattatttttttag atatgaAAAGGAATCATTTCATTTATTGACAGATGAATGTCAgtacatatataaaatatgtTCAATAATACTACAATATGCCAAAATGGATGTAGATATTGCAGTTGCAATTGCAATTCGAAATTTAAGTTCATCTGCATTATGTGTTTGTTTAGATG AGGATTTGCAATCCATGTTATTGTTATATAATTGGATAAATTTGTATCAACAGTGTTTGAGTGAAAAGATAACGTATAATTCAAACTCGGCggataaaaaacaaaatgaaatactaaaatcaaattggaaattatatacaatatataaagatCTAGCTATAACTACAGATGAATCTTTGTTGCcattatttagaaatataatttctatACAAAAGTTTTATATAACTAAATTTATATCTG ATACGGAGTTGAATAAGGAAAATCCATTAGAGAAGTTACTTGAcaatataaagaaattaaaagtaaaacatAACGATTATTGTTTACTGCAAATGATAAAAACTTTGTATTTTAGTTTTTATGTTAGACCAAACATAGATGTTACTTTGTTATCCGAAATTACATCAGTATATTTTCGtcatttaataatattgttaaaaaaagTAATAAGTACACGATCATTTGATCTTCAACTGGGGTTGTCTTGTTTGTTCATGTTATCCGAATCAGAAGCGTATAAATGGATTTCTATCACCTATAAATC ATTTCAACCAGATTGTACTCAACATTTAAGAATATCAGTACTAGGTTACGAATATTttcgtttattaaaaaatgaaactaatatacaaatatttaaaactaataaaatgaTGCACTGTTGGGCactaaaattatcaaaatattcTACCTCGTATAAAG AAGTATTAACAGGTGATGCTACAACTCAGAGACAAATACTGCAACACGTTATGAGTTGTAACGATGATGACATCATCGATTTGTTACAACATTTCTGCACTGATTTTGGATTTAATACTCAAGActgtttattactttatttacaaACAGTAATAAAAACATGGAATCCGAAATTCATTATAAAAGATTTAAGTGGAAAAAAGG aacTGCACATTAATGAAGACGAAATAAATGAATTACGAAAAAAGTGTAATCTAATTGCTGCTATTATTGAAGATAAAGCTGCCTTAAAGAATTGTGTTAAAACTATTTTCTCACAA ATTAATTTCTACtactatgaaatatttataattcttaTGGATCTTATGAAAGACAAAAGTACTGAACATAGAAATTATATCCTTTTCCTACAAAATTATATGCGTACTAG CCAACCTACACAAATAGAAAGTGATAACTGGATACATCTTAATCCAGGATACACATTCTTACCGCCTATAGCAAAATGGAGATTACCTTTCTTACCCAAAGTTGAATTATGGAAGCTCATAA GTCCAGAATTAAATCTAAAAACTTATGAAAAATGGTTAGATATTGCCCCTATTCTTAAATTGCAATCtcatattgtatgtacattagcTATTAAAGGCGAAATAAGACACGTTTGGGGAAATAAACGCGAAACGGATAAATGGACTCTCTATCCAAAGAACACCACTTTATTAAGTGACATAAAAAGATGCATAGAACGGATGACTGGTCCAGATGCATTATACTATGGCACAGCAGCATTATATTATGTTGTGAATCATACACCACCAG GTGCTGATCAAGTAGCTGCAGTTGATGAATGTTACAAATATGCTCAATTAGCAGCTCAAAAATCTACAGTCTTTGAAGAGGGAATGCTAGAG aaaattaaattcaaatatttacgCTTTACATCGGAACATATTTTACGTACCCACggtttagaaaaaaagaaatatttggagTTAATTGGAAATCCGTTTAAGCTAGTCCATGAATTGTACTCGGACGAAAGTATACCACAAAGATATCGATGCGTTATTATTGATCATAGACCTGATATCAATTCTGCAGTTGATTATATTAGTCAGCTGTTTTCTATTAACATAATAAAATTACGGATTGAACTGTTACAAGAATGGTTACAACCAGATGTTAAATACACAAAACTTAATCAGAGTATAACAGATACATTTTCTGTGACGACAAATTCTGAATCAAATTCCAATTGCGATGACAACTTGTTaag AGCATGTTACATTCTTGAATATGGAGACATCGAATTGCCAGCTAACTTTCTTATAAATATATGTTTTGTTGATAAAAACGAAGATTACAGTGCTGAAGTACGTTATAGAGCTCTTCGTGTATTACAGATGATACTTGATACTGCTAAGTTAGAAGAGTTAACTAAACGCGATTACCAAACGATTAG gaattATATGAAATCATTGATATATATAAGTAGATTAGAACTACTGGGGATAAGTTACAGCATAAAGGAATTCGAGACGTGCTCCAAATATGAGCTTGTACAAATTTTATGGAAAACACAGAATTATACACCACAAGCACTGGTTATTATTTCGCAACTGTGTAtagattttgaaatatatgaatactCATTATGGGATAAAAATTTAACTCAGCTAGCTAAATTGTCAATG attaacgaattaaaaaaaattttgctaCAAGTACGAACTGTAAGTGCCATTGTAAATTCTAATGGGTACCTATTAGGATGGGAAGTAGTCATTTTAGAACCTTTCAGAAAAATGGATGTACACCCGACTAATGAACAAATTGATAATTGTATTGAAGCTCTACAACTTTTATATTCGTGTCCTGTTGTACATATGTTGTGCTTCAGtgacattataaaatattgcttTCAATGTCAGCAACCACATTTTGCAGTTGCTCTATTACCTTTTTTACATGGTGATGATAAGAAGAATGTTTTAGAA cAAAGTAAAAAAGATTTTGATGTTGCAAAGATCCTACAAGAtttaaatagtttatcattAAACGGAATACTCTGTGTACCATAT TTTCTTCTTCTACATCTGCAGAAACTGATGCTAATATACAGCGATCTACTATTATGA